The DNA segment TTATTAAAAATAGTACGTATTCTCTAATGAAAATACAAAAAAAAATAATTTTACAGTAAAAACACAATATTAATACATATAATATTTTGAAACTAAAAAATAACTCTAATTAAATACGAACATTATGTAAATCTATATTTAATATATAAAAAAAGCAAGGTGAAATTCACCTTGCTTTTTTTGTTTCAATTCAATTATTATTTAACGATTGAAGTTACAACACCTGAACCTACAGTACGTCCACCTTCACGAATTGAGAAACGAGTTCCTTCTTCGATAGCGATTGGAGAAATAAGTTCTACGTTGATTGATACGTTGTCCCCAGGCATTACCATTTCAGTACCTTCTGGTAAAGTAACTACACCAGTTACGTCAGTAGTACGGAAGTAGAATTGTGGACGGTAGTTTGTGAAGAATGGAGTGTGACGTCCACCTTCTTCTTTAGATAATACGTACACATCAGCTACGAATTGAGTATGTGGAGTGATTGTTTTAGGAGCTGCTAAAACTTGTCCACGTTCGATATCTTCACGAGCAACACCACGTAATAATGCACCGATGTTATCTCCTGCTTCAGCGTAATCTAATAATTTACGGAACATTTCAACACCTGTTACAGTAGTTGAAGCTGGTTCTTCAGTTAATCCAACGATTTCTACTACGTCACCAACTTTAACTTGTCCACGTTCAACACGTCCAGTAGCAACTGTACCACGACCTGTGATTGAGAACACGTCCTCAACTGGCATCATAAATGGTTTAGCGTTATCACGTTCTGGAGTTGGGATGTACTCGTCAACTGTTTCCATTAATTCGATGATAGCTTTTTCAGCATCTGCATCTCCTTCAAGAGCTTTAAGAGCTGAACCTTTGATTACTGGTAGTTCATCTCCATCAAATCCGTATTCAGATAATAGTTCACGAACTTCCATTTCTACTAATTCTAATAACTCTTCGTCATCAACCATATCACATTTGTTTAAGAATACAACAATTTTAGGTACTCCAACGTTACGAGATAATAGGATGTGTTCACGAGTTTGAGCCATAGGACCATCTGTAGCAGCGATTACTAAGATAGCTCCGTCCATTTGAGCAGCACCAGTGATCATGTTTTTAACATAGTCAGCGTGTCCTGGGCAGTCTACGTGTGCGTAGTGACGGTTTGGAGTTTCATACTCGATGTGAGAAGTGTTGATTGTGATACCACGTTCTCTTTCTTCTGGTGCGTTATCGATTGAAGCGTAGTCTTTAGCTTCTCCACCATATGTTTTTGCTAAAACAGTAGCGATAGCTGCTGTTAAAGTAGTTTTACCGTGGTCAACGTGACCAATTGTTCCAATGTTAGCATGTGTTTTACTACGGTCAAATTTTTCTTTTGCCATTTTATAAAATCTCTCCTTAAATTTAATTTAAT comes from the Gemella morbillorum genome and includes:
- the tuf gene encoding elongation factor Tu, translating into MAKEKFDRSKTHANIGTIGHVDHGKTTLTAAIATVLAKTYGGEAKDYASIDNAPEERERGITINTSHIEYETPNRHYAHVDCPGHADYVKNMITGAAQMDGAILVIAATDGPMAQTREHILLSRNVGVPKIVVFLNKCDMVDDEELLELVEMEVRELLSEYGFDGDELPVIKGSALKALEGDADAEKAIIELMETVDEYIPTPERDNAKPFMMPVEDVFSITGRGTVATGRVERGQVKVGDVVEIVGLTEEPASTTVTGVEMFRKLLDYAEAGDNIGALLRGVAREDIERGQVLAAPKTITPHTQFVADVYVLSKEEGGRHTPFFTNYRPQFYFRTTDVTGVVTLPEGTEMVMPGDNVSINVELISPIAIEEGTRFSIREGGRTVGSGVVTSIVK